The genomic DNA GCAGCACCGTTACAGAGTTTTATGTATAAGTTATTAACAAGAGGTGATAAAAAATGACAGATGATATGATGAAAGAAGTGAAACAATTTTTAAAATATGGGATAATACTTTTATTAAGTGTAGTTTCAGTACTTTTTGGAACTATGATAAAATATATATTTCATCCGAATCCAAAACTGGTTTTAAACAAATATACAGTATATGGATTACTGGCACTATGGTTTATCTCAATGGTAGGACTTTTGGTATCAATGGTACTGAAAAGGGTTCCGGTATTAAATAAATTCCCTATTCTTGGATGGGTATCTATATTTTCAATAGCTTTTTGTCTTCCGGGAATGCCTTTTTCCTCACTGATAATTAAGTCTATTAATTCAGTGGATCTGCTTGCGATTACTACTCCGATACTTACATATGCAGGAATTTCAGTAGTAAACCGTATGTCAGAATTGAAACAGACTTCATGGAAAATATTAATAGTAGCAGTGGCAGTTTTTATAGGTACATATATAGGAAGTGCTACAATAGCTCAAATAGGATTGACAATAATAGGAAAATAAATTTCAGAAATTAAAAAGAGGAAGATATATGCTTCCTTTTTTTCTTGAAAAAAATATTTAAATGTGTTATAGTGTTTATTATCTCAATTAAATCTTATCATTACCAATATCTTATTCGTATCTGATTTTTCAAAACACTCTTTTTTAAAAAAATAATAATATCAAATTTAATAGCTTTTTCTTTTCAAAAAAACATTTAAAATTCTTTTTCAGTTCAAAATAATCAAAAATAATAATTTTATATCATTTTGTTATATTTTACGTAGAAATTATGACGCTCTTATATTTATTTTATACTAAAATATATAACCAGGAATTGGAGGGATAAAATGAGAAAAAAATATTTATTATTAATAGGATTAGTACTTACTTTTTCAGTATATGCAGAGAATAACACAATAGAGGTAAAAGGTGGGTATGATGTTTATAAGAAGGTGGAACAAAAAGATACTAACGGATATGACAAATTAAAATTTAAAAACGGTTTTAATCTGGGTGCCGAGTACAGAAGGGAAATATTTGAAAATATACAGGTAGGAGCCGGGCTGGAGTATAACTTTAATAGTGACAAAACTCCCGGAGATAAATATAATGCCGCTGAGAACAGTACTATAAAGTACAGCAGCGATGATTTAGATTCTATTCCTCTTTATGCTACTGCCAGATATGTTTTTAGAAACAGAACAGATTTTACACCATATGTGAAAGTAAATGTGGGATATTCATTTAATTCGGGGGATATGGAAGCTAAAAAAACTCTTCATGATGTAAACAAGAGTTTCAAAGCATATGATTACAGTGCTAAAGATAGTTTTTACTACGCATTTGGTACAGGTGTGGAATATAAAAATTTTATCGTTGATCTTACTTATGAAATAAATGATTTTAAAGCTGACGGAAAGAGATATACGAATGTCAGCGATACACCAGGAGGACTAAATGTATCATATAAAGATGAAGATGTAAAATTTAAAAATCAAAAACTAAAACTATCTGTGGGATATCAGTTTGATTTTTAATTAGAATGAGAGCGTCAACACTTTTTATGTATTTATAAATATACTAGTGTAGCAACTTGTCTGCTTATATCTGTCTATCTGCTGTTGAAAAGTGCACACTATTAAAATAAAACAGGAGCCGAAACTCCTGTTTTATTTTATGAAGAAATGTTTTTAATAACAACATCCAGACTTTTATAATTGATATAAGTCACATTTCCCGGCTTGCTTTTTTTGATTTTCTTGACAAAGCGTTTTTCGCAGTAGTCTATTGTAACTTTATCACCAACACCGGACTTGGAATAAAGACCGGCAAGATTAGCGGCATATGATAATACAGAATCAGGAACCGGCTTGTTTTCCCTCAGTATGAGAACATGGCTGCCTGGAAGATCTTTTATATGCATCCAGATATCGTCGCCATTTCCCCGTGAAAAAGTAATTTCTTCGTTTTCACGGCTGTTTCTTCCTACAAGTATTGTAAAATCTTCAAACTGGTAACTCAAAATTTCTCTTTTTATCTTTTTGTAAAGTTTGATTTTACGCTTTTGCTTAATATTCAGCTCGTTTTCCAGTTCTTCCAATCCTATAATGTCAGTTTCATTATTAACAAAAACTTTTACCTCTTCAAGATAGTCTGCTTCCTCTTCTATTTTCGGAAGTCTTTCATGAAGGTTTTCAATTGTTCTTTTAGCTTTATTATATTTATTATAGTAAAAATTCAGATTTTCATTTGGTGAAAGCGAGGAATCAAGCTTAATAACTATTTCTTTTTCATTATAAAAGTCAAATAAAGTGATCTCATGCATATCCTGTTTCAGCAGATGCATATTTGCCGCGAGGA from Sebaldella termitidis ATCC 33386 includes the following:
- a CDS encoding outer membrane beta-barrel protein, whose product is MRKKYLLLIGLVLTFSVYAENNTIEVKGGYDVYKKVEQKDTNGYDKLKFKNGFNLGAEYRREIFENIQVGAGLEYNFNSDKTPGDKYNAAENSTIKYSSDDLDSIPLYATARYVFRNRTDFTPYVKVNVGYSFNSGDMEAKKTLHDVNKSFKAYDYSAKDSFYYAFGTGVEYKNFIVDLTYEINDFKADGKRYTNVSDTPGGLNVSYKDEDVKFKNQKLKLSVGYQFDF